In the Bordetella genomosp. 10 genome, one interval contains:
- the tssG gene encoding type VI secretion system baseplate subunit TssG: MPPMQRRRDTGVIESLLAEPQRYKFFQAVRLLERWFARRQDGRVRDVVAARMQFLNSPSLGFPASEIADAQAYDREGNPLADAQAIKTAVANGDVARVALTPAFFGLLGGQGALPLHYSETLALRESLSRDRGARAFFDIFANRAAALFYGAWKKYRLPLRHESDRDHHYLPLLLALGGLGHPALRDRLRAGGGAVYDESMAHYAAAMRQRPVSGAYLQQVLCDYFRQPLRVEQFVGKWYTVPPERRTSLGSPGAVLGVSAFAGDRIWQRDLRMRIWIGPLSGEVFADFLPGGERARALEKMLTMLAGVSFEYEVRLIIVKEAVSGSALGGDEAGGGGARLGWNTFLCSEPATEDRDDASYELHTIH; this comes from the coding sequence GTGCCCCCCATGCAACGGCGACGCGATACTGGCGTAATCGAATCGCTGCTGGCCGAGCCCCAGCGCTACAAGTTCTTCCAGGCGGTGCGCCTGCTGGAGCGCTGGTTCGCGCGTCGCCAGGATGGCCGCGTGCGCGACGTGGTGGCGGCGCGCATGCAGTTCCTGAACTCCCCCTCGCTGGGCTTTCCGGCCAGCGAGATCGCCGACGCCCAGGCCTATGACCGCGAGGGCAATCCGCTGGCGGACGCGCAGGCGATCAAGACCGCGGTGGCCAACGGCGACGTGGCGCGCGTGGCGCTGACGCCGGCCTTCTTCGGCCTGCTCGGCGGGCAGGGCGCCTTGCCGCTGCACTACTCGGAGACCCTGGCGCTGCGCGAAAGCCTCAGCCGCGACCGCGGCGCGCGCGCCTTCTTCGACATCTTCGCCAATCGCGCCGCGGCGCTGTTCTACGGCGCGTGGAAGAAATACCGCCTGCCGCTGCGTCACGAGTCCGACCGCGACCATCACTACCTGCCCTTGCTGCTGGCCCTGGGCGGCCTCGGCCATCCGGCCTTGCGCGACCGGCTGCGCGCCGGCGGCGGCGCGGTCTACGACGAGAGCATGGCGCACTATGCCGCGGCGATGCGCCAGCGTCCGGTATCCGGCGCCTATCTGCAGCAGGTGCTTTGCGATTATTTCCGCCAGCCGCTGCGGGTCGAGCAGTTCGTCGGCAAGTGGTACACGGTGCCGCCGGAGCGGCGCACCTCGCTGGGCAGCCCGGGCGCGGTCCTGGGCGTGTCCGCCTTCGCCGGCGACCGCATCTGGCAGCGCGACCTGCGCATGCGCATCTGGATCGGTCCCTTGTCCGGCGAGGTGTTCGCGGATTTCCTGCCGGGCGGCGAGCGGGCCCGCGCGCTGGAAAAGATGCTGACCATGCTGGCCGGCGTCAGCTTCGAATACGAAGTGCGCCTGATCATCGTCAAGGAGGCGGTGAGCGGCAGCGCGCTGGGCGGCGACGAGGCCGGGGGCGGCGGCGCGCGCCTGGGCTGGAACACCTTCCTGTGCAGCGAACCCGCCACCGAGGACCGGGACGACGCCAGTTATGAATTGCACACCATCCACTGA
- the tssF gene encoding type VI secretion system baseplate subunit TssF has translation MEDLLPYYERELNFLRSSSRDFAQRYPKIASRLGLSAENSEDPHVERMIESFALLGARINKKLDDDYPEFTEALFEVLYPHYLRPFPSCSVAYFDVGQVAAQLSAPARIARGTELKSHPVRGVACRFRTVYDVTLLPLAIGEVSYVSSANAPVSNLPAGMTGRLSIRLECLGESMNFATLPAGKLRVYLHGEPSFVAALRDCLFLRTAAAYVESRPGRWEPVSGIPIGEVGLADDEALIDYPARSHPAYRLLAEHFVFAEKFNFFDIDLAALRAAVGTARAFTLHLAVRGVRADSNTARLLESVGTDNLRLGCTPVVNLFKQRADPIRVTHQSASYPVVADARRAYGYDIYAIERVRQVRQSAQGESVVEFRPFYSLQHGDTPDGAGHYWTARRDELVAQRSPGYETEISLVDIDFDPSVPQVETLSIDLTCTNRDLPAQLAAGQPGGDLFLEGGTVARAIRLLRRPTHTHRFPQGHAAHWRLISHLALNHLSLVQSGLPALKETLRLYDLSHSAVAARQIEGLVGLDYRPATHWMAGEPFATFVRGIEIRLTLNEDNFVGTSLHAFVAVMNRFFGLYVHANSFVQLVVLSRRNSDELLRCPPCNGDAILA, from the coding sequence ATGGAAGACTTGTTGCCGTATTACGAACGCGAGCTGAATTTTCTGCGCAGCTCGTCGCGCGATTTCGCCCAGCGCTATCCGAAGATCGCGTCGCGGCTGGGGCTGTCCGCCGAGAACAGCGAGGACCCGCACGTCGAGCGCATGATCGAGTCCTTCGCCTTGCTGGGCGCGCGCATCAACAAGAAGCTGGACGACGATTACCCCGAATTCACCGAGGCCTTGTTCGAGGTCCTCTATCCCCATTACCTGCGGCCCTTTCCCTCCTGCTCGGTGGCCTATTTCGACGTCGGCCAGGTGGCCGCGCAGCTCAGCGCGCCGGCGCGCATCGCGCGCGGCACCGAATTGAAGTCGCATCCGGTGCGCGGCGTGGCCTGCCGCTTCCGCACGGTCTACGACGTGACCCTGCTGCCCCTGGCCATCGGCGAGGTCAGCTACGTCAGCAGCGCCAACGCGCCGGTGAGCAACCTGCCGGCCGGCATGACGGGGCGCCTGTCGATACGCCTGGAGTGCCTGGGCGAGAGCATGAACTTCGCGACCTTGCCGGCGGGCAAGCTGCGCGTCTACCTGCACGGCGAGCCGTCTTTCGTCGCCGCCTTGCGCGACTGCCTGTTCCTGCGCACGGCCGCCGCCTACGTGGAATCGCGTCCGGGCCGCTGGGAGCCGGTGTCCGGCATCCCGATCGGCGAGGTCGGCCTGGCCGACGACGAAGCGCTCATCGACTACCCGGCCCGTTCGCATCCCGCCTACCGGCTGCTGGCGGAGCACTTCGTCTTCGCGGAGAAATTCAACTTCTTCGATATCGACCTGGCGGCCTTGCGCGCCGCCGTGGGGACGGCGCGGGCGTTTACGCTGCACCTGGCGGTGCGCGGGGTGCGCGCCGATTCCAACACCGCGCGGCTGCTGGAAAGCGTGGGCACGGACAACCTGCGGCTGGGCTGCACGCCGGTGGTCAACCTGTTCAAGCAGCGCGCCGATCCCATCCGCGTCACGCATCAGTCGGCTTCCTATCCGGTGGTGGCCGACGCGCGGCGCGCCTACGGCTACGACATCTACGCCATCGAGCGCGTGCGCCAGGTGCGCCAGAGCGCGCAGGGCGAATCGGTGGTGGAGTTCCGCCCCTTCTATTCCCTGCAGCACGGCGACACGCCGGACGGCGCCGGCCATTACTGGACGGCGCGCCGCGACGAGCTGGTGGCGCAGCGCAGCCCGGGGTACGAGACCGAGATCTCGCTGGTCGACATCGACTTCGATCCCTCCGTGCCGCAGGTCGAGACGCTGAGCATAGACCTGACCTGCACCAACCGCGACCTGCCGGCGCAACTGGCGGCGGGCCAGCCGGGCGGCGACCTGTTCCTGGAGGGCGGCACGGTGGCGCGCGCCATCCGCCTGCTGCGCCGCCCGACCCACACCCACCGCTTTCCGCAGGGCCACGCGGCCCATTGGCGGCTGATCTCGCACCTGGCGCTGAACCATCTGTCGCTGGTGCAAAGCGGGCTGCCGGCGTTGAAGGAAACGCTGCGCCTGTACGATCTTTCGCATTCCGCGGTGGCGGCGCGCCAGATCGAGGGCCTGGTCGGCCTGGACTACCGTCCCGCCACCCACTGGATGGCGGGCGAGCCCTTCGCCACCTTCGTGCGCGGCATCGAGATCCGTCTGACGCTGAACGAGGACAACTTCGTCGGCACCAGCCTGCACGCCTTCGTGGCGGTGATGAACCGCTTTTTCGGCCTGTACGTGCACGCCAACAGCTTCGTGCAATTGGTGGTGCTGTCGCGCCGGAACTCCGATGAACTTCTACGGTGCCCCCCATGCAACGGCGACGCGATACTGGCGTAA
- the tssE gene encoding type VI secretion system baseplate subunit TssE, with protein MKGFEPSLFDKLFGVDGESPHALRRLSVEEMKETVARDIEALLNTRMVFSEEALKRLPECQRSVLTYGLADFSGLSLASHYDRELICRSLEQAIARHEPRLTQVRVMLLVDGRATSVLYFAINAMLEVGPAHEPVTFDATLQPSTLQYSVSKGWAKTAVAA; from the coding sequence ATGAAGGGATTCGAGCCCAGTCTGTTCGACAAGCTCTTCGGTGTCGACGGCGAGTCGCCTCACGCCCTGCGCCGCCTGTCGGTGGAGGAGATGAAGGAAACGGTGGCGCGCGACATCGAGGCCCTGCTGAACACCCGCATGGTGTTTTCGGAGGAAGCGCTCAAGCGCCTGCCGGAATGCCAGCGCTCGGTGCTGACGTACGGGCTGGCGGACTTTTCCGGCCTGAGCCTGGCCAGCCACTATGACCGCGAGCTGATCTGCCGCTCCCTGGAGCAGGCCATCGCGCGCCATGAGCCGCGCCTGACGCAGGTGCGCGTCATGCTGCTAGTTGACGGCCGCGCCACGTCGGTGCTGTATTTCGCCATCAACGCCATGCTCGAAGTGGGGCCGGCGCACGAACCGGTGACGTTCGACGCCACGTTGCAGCCGTCCACGCTGCAGTATTCGGTCAGCAAGGGCTGGGCCAAGACCGCGGTCGCCGCCTGA
- a CDS encoding Hcp family type VI secretion system effector — MKDIYIKFGNPALKGESQDKDHAGWIEASSWHHEIIQPRSATASTSGGHTAERCDHGEMVFGKDLDVVSPLLYQHASGGTTFDEVTVDFMRADGEGNRVKYLEIKMKYVIIARVAPQIVGEGVPTETLSLKYAAVQWKYTQQKIGGNQGGNSQGAWSLTKNDKTYSA; from the coding sequence ATGAAGGACATCTACATCAAATTCGGCAATCCCGCCCTGAAGGGCGAGTCGCAGGACAAGGATCATGCCGGCTGGATCGAAGCCAGCTCCTGGCACCACGAAATCATCCAGCCGCGTTCCGCCACCGCGTCGACCTCGGGTGGCCACACCGCCGAGCGCTGCGACCACGGCGAAATGGTTTTCGGCAAGGACCTGGACGTGGTCAGCCCGCTGCTGTACCAGCACGCCTCGGGCGGCACCACCTTCGATGAAGTCACCGTCGACTTCATGCGCGCCGACGGCGAAGGCAACCGGGTCAAGTACCTGGAAATCAAGATGAAGTACGTCATCATCGCCCGCGTCGCGCCGCAGATCGTCGGCGAAGGCGTGCCCACCGAAACCCTCTCGCTGAAGTACGCCGCCGTGCAGTGGAAGTACACCCAGCAGAAGATCGGCGGCAACCAGGGCGGCAATTCGCAAGGCGCCTGGAGCCTGACCAAGAACGACAAGACCTACTCGGCCTGA
- the tssC gene encoding type VI secretion system contractile sheath large subunit, which produces MSNAAAQSAAAPRASEDTGLLDQIVEQSRVAKSSAEHDRAKDLIGELAREVMKGTVVVSDNLSAMLDARVAELDRLISAQLSQVMHAPEFQKLESTWRGLHYLCSESQTGTMLKIKVLNVTKRDLVRDFQTAIDFDQSLMFKKVYEEEFGTFGGSPFGALLGNFEMTRQPEDMYFIEQMSHVAAAAHAPFIASASPELLGLDSFADLGKPRDLAKVFDTVEYTKWRSFRDSEDSRYVGLTMPRFLGRLPYDPKEGTSVEGFNFVEDVDGTDHAKYLWCNAVWAFGARLTSAFSDFGWCAAIRGVEGGGLVENLPTHTFKTDDGEVALKCPTEIAITDRREKELSDLGLIPLVHCKNSDYAAFFGAQSVQKPKKYNTDSANANAVLSAQLQYIFSVSRVAHYLKAMMRDKIGSFASPQSVESFLNRWVSQYVLLDDNATQEQKAQFPLREASIQVAEVPGRPGVFRAVAFLRPHFQLDELSISLRLVAELPSQAQKS; this is translated from the coding sequence ATGAGTAATGCCGCCGCCCAATCCGCCGCCGCGCCCCGCGCGAGCGAGGACACCGGCCTGCTCGACCAGATCGTCGAGCAAAGCCGCGTCGCCAAGTCCTCGGCCGAGCACGACCGCGCCAAGGACCTGATCGGCGAACTGGCCCGGGAAGTGATGAAGGGCACCGTCGTGGTGTCCGACAACCTGTCCGCCATGCTGGACGCGCGCGTCGCCGAACTGGATCGCCTGATCTCGGCCCAGCTCAGCCAGGTGATGCACGCCCCGGAATTCCAGAAGCTGGAAAGCACCTGGCGCGGCCTGCACTACCTGTGCTCCGAAAGCCAGACCGGCACCATGCTCAAGATCAAGGTGCTCAACGTCACCAAGCGCGACCTGGTGCGCGACTTCCAGACGGCCATCGATTTCGACCAGAGCCTGATGTTCAAGAAGGTGTACGAAGAGGAATTCGGCACCTTCGGCGGTTCACCGTTCGGCGCGCTGCTGGGCAACTTCGAGATGACGCGCCAGCCCGAGGACATGTACTTCATCGAGCAGATGTCGCACGTGGCCGCGGCCGCCCATGCGCCCTTCATCGCCTCGGCCTCGCCCGAGTTGCTGGGCCTGGACAGCTTCGCCGACCTGGGCAAGCCGCGCGACCTGGCCAAGGTGTTCGACACCGTCGAATACACCAAGTGGCGCAGCTTCCGCGATTCCGAGGACTCGCGCTACGTCGGCCTGACCATGCCGCGCTTTCTCGGCCGCCTGCCCTACGATCCCAAGGAAGGGACGTCGGTGGAAGGCTTCAATTTCGTCGAGGACGTCGACGGCACCGACCATGCGAAGTACCTGTGGTGCAACGCCGTCTGGGCCTTCGGCGCGCGCCTGACCTCGGCCTTCTCGGACTTCGGCTGGTGCGCCGCCATCCGCGGGGTGGAAGGCGGGGGCCTGGTGGAAAACCTGCCCACCCATACCTTCAAGACCGACGACGGCGAGGTGGCGCTGAAGTGCCCCACCGAGATCGCCATCACCGACCGCCGCGAAAAGGAACTGAGCGACCTGGGCCTGATTCCGTTGGTGCACTGCAAGAATTCGGACTACGCCGCCTTCTTCGGCGCGCAGTCGGTGCAGAAGCCGAAGAAGTACAACACCGATAGCGCCAACGCCAACGCGGTGCTGTCCGCGCAACTCCAATACATCTTCTCGGTGTCGCGCGTGGCGCACTACCTGAAGGCCATGATGCGCGACAAGATCGGCAGCTTCGCGTCGCCGCAATCGGTCGAGAGTTTTCTGAATCGCTGGGTGTCGCAGTACGTCTTGCTCGACGACAACGCCACCCAGGAACAGAAAGCGCAGTTTCCGCTGCGCGAGGCATCCATCCAGGTCGCCGAGGTTCCCGGCCGCCCGGGTGTATTCCGTGCCGTGGCGTTCCTGCGGCCGCATTTCCAACTGGACGAGTTGTCCATTTCTCTGCGGCTGGTGGCCGAGCTGCCGTCGCAAGCGCAGAAATCCTGA
- the tssB gene encoding type VI secretion system contractile sheath small subunit — MAKKESMQKRLQKVRPPRVQLTYDVEKGDAIEKKELPFVVGVVGDFSAQSEAELPRLKDRKFVNVDVDNFDDVMRGLEPRAAYRVKNELTEEGGTFGVDLKFRSIEDFRPEAVVQQVEPLQKLLEIRTKLADLRNKLAGNDKLEDLLGEVLTNTEKLAQLTNEAAGKGAADSDKGDKHE, encoded by the coding sequence ATGGCCAAGAAAGAAAGCATGCAGAAGCGGTTGCAGAAAGTGCGTCCGCCCCGCGTCCAGTTGACCTATGACGTCGAGAAAGGCGACGCCATCGAGAAAAAGGAACTGCCCTTCGTGGTCGGCGTCGTCGGCGATTTCAGCGCCCAGTCCGAAGCCGAGCTGCCGCGCCTGAAGGACCGCAAGTTCGTCAACGTCGACGTCGACAATTTCGACGACGTCATGCGCGGCCTGGAGCCGCGCGCCGCCTACCGCGTCAAGAACGAGCTGACGGAAGAGGGCGGCACCTTCGGCGTCGACCTGAAGTTCCGCTCCATCGAGGACTTCCGCCCGGAAGCCGTGGTGCAGCAGGTCGAACCGTTGCAGAAGTTGCTGGAGATCCGCACCAAGCTGGCCGACCTGCGCAACAAGCTGGCCGGCAACGACAAGCTGGAGGACCTGCTGGGCGAGGTGCTGACCAACACCGAGAAGCTGGCGCAACTGACGAACGAGGCCGCGGGCAAGGGCGCCGCGGACAGCGACAAGGGAGACAAGCATGAGTAA
- the tssJ gene encoding type VI secretion system lipoprotein TssJ: protein MLRRLLFSRPAAWACIALGMPILAGCAAAGAIGAVASATGSLLEATGLKKPDDAPTDVKFSIQAGQNLNISNGQAMAVVTKIYYLKNSDSFKQAPMSSLIDEKQEKERLGDSVIAKREVTLMPGQVYQNTEKVPKEATAIGVAALFFAPAPYRWKYVFDIKDAKDSGIVLGAHACALTVATGKVSPPLGSPPFDASRLGSLQCPA, encoded by the coding sequence ATGCTTAGACGTCTCCTTTTTTCCCGCCCCGCCGCCTGGGCCTGCATCGCGCTCGGAATGCCGATTCTCGCGGGCTGCGCGGCCGCCGGCGCGATCGGCGCGGTGGCCAGCGCGACGGGGTCGCTGCTGGAAGCGACGGGCCTGAAAAAGCCCGATGACGCCCCCACGGATGTGAAATTTTCCATCCAGGCCGGACAAAATTTAAATATAAGTAACGGCCAAGCGATGGCCGTAGTTACTAAGATTTACTACCTGAAGAATTCCGACTCTTTCAAGCAAGCACCTATGTCATCCCTTATCGATGAGAAACAGGAAAAGGAGCGGCTGGGCGACAGCGTGATCGCCAAGCGCGAGGTGACCTTGATGCCCGGCCAGGTCTACCAGAACACCGAGAAGGTGCCCAAGGAGGCCACCGCCATCGGCGTGGCGGCGCTGTTCTTCGCGCCCGCGCCCTATCGCTGGAAATACGTTTTCGATATCAAGGATGCGAAGGACTCCGGCATCGTGCTGGGCGCGCACGCCTGCGCCCTGACCGTGGCCACCGGCAAGGTGTCGCCGCCGCTGGGAAGCCCGCCCTTCGATGCGTCCCGGCTGGGCTCGCTGCAATGCCCCGCCTGA
- the tssK gene encoding type VI secretion system baseplate subunit TssK, whose product MSQSAKILWGEGLFLRPQHFQRQDAYHEARLAQTARALHPYSWGLRNVQFDAAALANGMLHATELSAIFPDGEIYSAPDEDALPPPVSMNSLDGAAEAIFYLAMHPLKAVGGNCAAPQDSNDFDARYLRGERASPDLYTNASTADLTYLRKNVRLVSEFDPRDELLAIPVARVRRNASAGYELDHEFIAPSVAIDACAALHDRLRRLLDALEAKVSTLYGLHREPSKNVIEFRSGDVASFWLLHTANEAHAALAHLYHHPGLHPERLFQELLRLAGALMTFSKEYALADLPQYRHEMPGPAFARLDDILRDLLDTVISTRYFSIVLEEVRPSFHTGRLDSGKVDDKTSFYLAVSAATPAAELADMVPLRFKVGAPDDAEKLVLSAMPGVQLVYTPQVPAAIPVKPGACYFALQTRGALYERMLQAQSIAIYAPAGIPELKLDLIAVAH is encoded by the coding sequence GTGAGCCAGTCAGCCAAGATACTTTGGGGCGAAGGCCTGTTCCTTCGACCGCAGCATTTCCAGCGCCAGGACGCCTACCATGAGGCCCGTCTCGCGCAGACCGCGCGGGCCCTGCATCCTTACTCCTGGGGATTGCGCAACGTCCAGTTCGATGCCGCGGCGCTGGCCAACGGCATGCTGCACGCCACGGAACTGTCGGCCATCTTCCCCGACGGCGAAATCTATTCGGCGCCCGACGAGGACGCCCTACCGCCGCCGGTCTCGATGAACAGCCTGGACGGCGCCGCCGAGGCCATTTTCTACCTGGCCATGCATCCCCTGAAGGCGGTGGGCGGCAATTGCGCCGCGCCGCAGGACAGCAACGACTTCGACGCGCGCTACCTGCGCGGCGAACGGGCGTCGCCCGACCTCTACACCAACGCCAGCACGGCCGACCTCACCTACCTGCGGAAGAACGTCCGCCTGGTCTCGGAGTTCGACCCGCGCGACGAGCTGCTGGCCATCCCCGTGGCCCGCGTGCGCCGCAACGCCAGCGCCGGCTACGAACTGGACCACGAATTCATCGCGCCCAGCGTGGCGATCGACGCCTGCGCCGCCTTGCACGACCGCCTGCGCCGCCTGCTGGACGCCCTGGAGGCGAAGGTCAGCACGCTGTACGGCCTGCACCGCGAGCCGTCCAAGAACGTCATCGAGTTCCGTTCCGGCGACGTGGCGTCCTTCTGGCTGCTGCACACCGCCAACGAAGCCCACGCCGCGCTGGCGCACCTGTATCACCACCCCGGCCTGCATCCGGAGCGCCTGTTCCAGGAATTGCTGCGCCTGGCAGGCGCGCTGATGACCTTCTCCAAGGAATACGCGCTGGCCGACCTGCCGCAGTACCGCCACGAAATGCCGGGGCCGGCCTTCGCGCGGCTGGACGATATCCTGCGCGACCTGCTCGATACCGTGATCTCCACGCGCTATTTCTCCATCGTGCTGGAGGAAGTGCGGCCGTCCTTCCATACCGGCCGCCTGGATTCCGGCAAGGTCGACGACAAGACCAGCTTCTACCTGGCCGTGTCCGCCGCCACGCCGGCCGCCGAACTGGCCGACATGGTGCCCCTGCGCTTCAAGGTCGGCGCGCCCGACGACGCCGAGAAACTGGTGCTGTCGGCCATGCCGGGCGTGCAGTTGGTCTACACGCCGCAGGTGCCGGCCGCCATCCCCGTGAAGCCGGGCGCCTGCTATTTCGCCTTGCAGACGCGCGGCGCCCTCTACGAACGCATGCTACAGGCGCAGAGCATCGCCATCTACGCGCCGGCCGGCATTCCCGAATTGAAGCTGGACCTGATCGCCGTCGCCCACTGA
- the icmH gene encoding type IVB secretion system protein IcmH/DotU — protein sequence MSGAQHPQQLPPRAAEFMATSSSKSLMDMLYDGFLMLFLLKSGQEPKDAASFSARVQQFLAEFERAAKKQDLPAEDIYATKYAFCAAVDETVLNSRFAIRDSWMLQPLQLTLFGEQLAGENFFNRLEDLRAQGGRRLQSLEVYYMCLLLGFQGKYLIEGQEKLGYLTARLGDEIALLRGKRSGFAPHWAIPDKIAHAIKRDVPLWTVGATFSLLALLAYFGLNHQLANDMQTAMASYHDVVKLGPRVAHLTISLP from the coding sequence ATGTCCGGCGCCCAGCATCCGCAGCAGCTCCCGCCGCGCGCCGCCGAGTTCATGGCCACTTCCTCGTCGAAGTCGCTGATGGACATGCTGTACGACGGTTTCCTCATGCTGTTCCTGCTCAAGAGCGGGCAGGAGCCCAAGGACGCCGCCTCGTTTTCCGCCCGCGTGCAGCAATTCCTGGCGGAATTCGAACGCGCCGCCAAGAAGCAGGACCTGCCCGCCGAGGACATCTACGCCACCAAGTACGCCTTTTGCGCGGCGGTGGACGAGACCGTGCTGAACTCCCGCTTCGCCATCCGCGACAGTTGGATGCTACAGCCGCTACAGCTCACGCTGTTCGGCGAGCAGCTTGCCGGCGAGAACTTCTTCAATCGCCTGGAGGACCTGCGCGCGCAAGGGGGACGCCGCCTGCAATCGCTGGAGGTGTACTACATGTGCCTGCTGCTGGGCTTCCAGGGCAAGTACCTGATCGAGGGCCAGGAGAAGCTGGGCTACCTCACCGCCCGCCTGGGTGACGAGATCGCCTTGCTGCGCGGCAAGCGCTCCGGCTTCGCGCCGCACTGGGCCATTCCCGACAAGATCGCCCACGCCATCAAGCGCGACGTGCCGCTGTGGACCGTGGGGGCGACCTTCTCCCTGCTGGCGCTGCTGGCGTATTTCGGCCTGAACCACCAACTGGCCAACGATATGCAGACGGCCATGGCCTCGTACCACGACGTCGTCAAGCTGGGGCCGCGCGTGGCGCACCTGACCATTTCCCTGCCCTGA